The following nucleotide sequence is from uncultured Ilyobacter sp..
AAGAGAGATAGGAACATGCAAGGCTATAATAACTACGGAAGAGCTAACTCAGAAAGAGCTTAAAGAAAAATTTGAAAGTTTTTCCAACAGATATGCCGTTAAGGAAGTTACATGCAAAGAGAAGTATGTGATACCTGGTAAAGGTAAAAAAATCGGGGTAATGGACTTTGGTATAAAGCAGAATATATTGAGATCTTTTGAAAAACGTGGATGTGAGCTGACTGTATTCCCATTTGGAACAACTGCCGAGGAGATACTAGAGCATGACCTAGACGCTCTTTTCCTGTCAAATGGTCCTGGGGATCCTGCCGATCTTACAGATACAGTAAAAGAGATAAAAAAAATAATAGGAAAAATGCCTGTTATCGGTATCTGTCTAGGGCATCAGCTTCTGGCCTGGGCTCTAGGGGGAAGTACGATAAAACTAAAATACGGGCACAGAGGTGGGAACCATCCTGTAAAGGACCTTCAGAAGAATAAGATTTTTATCACATCCCAAAATCACGGATATGTAGTGGATAAAATGCCAGAGGGTGTAGAAGTCACTCATCTGAATCTAAATGACAACTCCATAGAGGGAATGAAAAGTGATGAACTGAAAGTAATGAGTATTCAGTACCATCCTGAGGCCTGTCCCGGACCTGAGGATTCTGGATATATCTTTGATGATTTTCTAAAAGCCATAGAGAAATAAGATAACTAAAAGGAAAGTTGAACAGGATATTTATAGAGAGATCAGATAAACTCATATTTTAGGAGGAAACCATGTTAGATAAATCAATAAAGAAAACCCTTGTAATCGGATCTGGGCCTATAGTGATAGGTCAGGCGGCGGAGTTTGATTATTCAGGAACCCAGGCTTGTGAGGCACTAAAGCAGGAGGGTATAGAGGTTGTACTTATAAACTCAAACCCTGCAACTATAATGACAGACAGAGCAGTTGCAGACAGGATTTACATAGAGCCTATTACAATAGAATTTGTAGAAAAGGTAATAAAAAAAGAAAGACCTGATTCTATCCTAGCTGGAATGGGTGGACAGACTGCCCTGAACATTGCAGTTGAACTCTATGACAGCGGGATTTTAGATAAATACAACGTAAAAGTAATAGGAACTCCCATTGATTCAATAAAAAGAGGAGAGGACAGAGACCTATTCAGAGACGCAATGAAAAAAATAGGTGAACCTACCATCGAGAGTAAGATAGTGGAAAATTTAAAAGACGGTCTAGAGTTTGCTGCCCAGATAGGCTATCCTCTTGTAGTTAGACCGGCGTATACCCTAGGAGGATCAGGGGGAGGAATAGCTGAAAATCCCCAGGAACTAGAGGATATACTTCTAAAAG
It contains:
- a CDS encoding carbamoyl phosphate synthase small subunit; protein product: MKAKLILENGMTFDGKAFGYFKDTTGELVFNTSMTGYQELITDPSYYGQIVVMTYPLIGNYGINLEDTESNGVKVRGLVVREEGKYPNNFRCEMTLDGYLKQHKVMGFKGVDTRHLTKIIREIGTCKAIITTEELTQKELKEKFESFSNRYAVKEVTCKEKYVIPGKGKKIGVMDFGIKQNILRSFEKRGCELTVFPFGTTAEEILEHDLDALFLSNGPGDPADLTDTVKEIKKIIGKMPVIGICLGHQLLAWALGGSTIKLKYGHRGGNHPVKDLQKNKIFITSQNHGYVVDKMPEGVEVTHLNLNDNSIEGMKSDELKVMSIQYHPEACPGPEDSGYIFDDFLKAIEK